In Chthonomonas sp., a single genomic region encodes these proteins:
- a CDS encoding type II secretion system protein, with the protein MKRAFTLVELMVVLVIVTILSALLLPVFRSARASALSAACLAQAKSVVAGHLLYMSDYDDRFVPSSYRGPNGGDPITDRKWPQLLQPYVRGYSSFTCPEDHEIRPTVESVFNADLSLADPVTRSYVIAQRTNYGYNGVFLAPMIQSDRGFIAVPTSYSSLAYPADTVQLVDSVWDVVNGRPTGGGRYLIQPPCRIRIEFGREIDGSIDQAGGLGEVIGWNPGQSPSEDSYGGAWPWHSGMLTTAFADGHVQKLRPAALENGCEVRKNWMGSIRNSSLYLYDLE; encoded by the coding sequence ATGAAACGCGCCTTCACACTGGTAGAGCTTATGGTGGTGCTCGTGATCGTCACGATCTTGAGCGCATTGCTTTTGCCTGTGTTCCGCTCCGCGAGAGCTAGCGCTCTCTCTGCCGCTTGTTTGGCTCAGGCCAAATCAGTCGTTGCGGGGCATCTACTGTATATGTCGGATTACGACGACCGTTTCGTTCCCAGTTCTTATCGCGGACCCAATGGTGGAGACCCGATCACCGACCGAAAGTGGCCTCAGCTGCTCCAACCGTATGTGAGAGGATACAGTAGCTTTACGTGCCCGGAAGATCACGAGATCAGACCAACTGTCGAAAGCGTCTTCAATGCCGACCTCTCGCTTGCGGATCCAGTGACCCGCTCCTACGTGATCGCCCAGCGTACGAACTACGGTTACAACGGCGTCTTCCTCGCTCCAATGATCCAGTCCGACCGAGGGTTCATCGCCGTACCGACGAGTTACTCAAGCCTCGCCTACCCGGCCGACACGGTTCAGTTAGTCGATTCAGTATGGGATGTGGTGAATGGTCGCCCGACCGGTGGCGGACGCTATTTGATCCAACCGCCGTGCCGCATCCGAATCGAGTTCGGCCGTGAGATCGACGGAAGCATTGACCAGGCGGGCGGGCTCGGAGAAGTAATCGGCTGGAACCCGGGTCAGTCGCCCTCGGAGGACTCCTACGGCGGTGCGTGGCCCTGGCACAGTGGCATGCTCACCACCGCGTTCGCCGATGGGCACGTGCAAAAGCTGCGCCCCGCAGCGCTTGAGAACGGGTGCGAAGTCCGCAAGAATTGGATGGGCAGTATTCGCAACTCCAGCCTGTACCTGTACGACCTCGAATAG
- a CDS encoding GNAT family N-acetyltransferase: protein MTAASWTAIGHENVVETYSGLAASVVGVREAQLDGCRLFTHKTPLSLCNFAIDFRTTSEELGELADQLAQLNRERPHMRIFVVDGDQPAGIGRALTDCGLTKLGVLTQMVYSEQAGPSIELVLSSNEEERTRLAKFMVANFFWRREMVLRTTIVEATVSSPHQLYGAWIGQELVGAVMLSETARSMGLYNLCVEPRRRKRGVGTRIVQACAQKADTRSKALVLQTEARLVPWYENNGFRSFGFVETYGIGSRIL, encoded by the coding sequence ATGACGGCGGCTAGTTGGACGGCCATCGGGCACGAAAACGTGGTCGAGACCTACAGTGGTTTGGCCGCCTCCGTCGTCGGCGTTCGCGAGGCGCAATTGGACGGTTGCCGACTCTTTACCCACAAGACTCCCCTATCCCTGTGCAACTTCGCGATTGACTTCCGTACGACCTCCGAGGAACTCGGCGAGCTTGCCGATCAGCTCGCGCAGCTCAACCGGGAGCGACCCCACATGCGGATATTTGTGGTTGACGGCGATCAGCCCGCAGGCATCGGTCGTGCGCTCACGGATTGTGGGCTGACGAAGCTTGGTGTACTGACGCAGATGGTCTATTCGGAGCAGGCAGGACCGAGCATCGAATTGGTATTGTCCTCGAACGAAGAGGAACGGACGCGGCTGGCCAAGTTCATGGTGGCAAACTTCTTTTGGAGACGGGAAATGGTTCTGCGGACCACCATCGTCGAGGCGACCGTGAGTTCGCCGCACCAGTTGTACGGCGCGTGGATCGGTCAGGAGTTAGTGGGCGCGGTGATGCTCAGCGAGACCGCACGGTCGATGGGCTTGTACAATCTTTGCGTCGAGCCTCGACGCCGAAAGCGAGGGGTCGGAACTAGAATTGTGCAAGCTTGCGCGCAAAAAGCGGATACGCGCTCGAAGGCGCTCGTACTACAAACAGAGGCGCGACTCGTGCCTTGGTATGAGAATAACGGATTCAGATCGTTCGGTTTTGTCGAAACTTATGGCATTGGCAGCCGAATTCTTTGA